The Streptomyces sp. DH-12 genome has a window encoding:
- a CDS encoding response regulator transcription factor, translating into MPRILIVEDDSTVRQAVRLGLRHQGHEVVAVETGEEGLAQLHAARPDVVVLDLMLPGMSGLDVCRRIRERDQVPIIMVTARGDDIDVVLGLETGADDYVVKPVQARVLDARIRAVLRRQDASPPDGVRPRPETHGDLVVDRAGLAVTHRGEPVTLAPSELRLLLTLSASPGQVFSRQQLLEAVWEHGYHGDIRLVDACVKRLRNKLGEGRSPRYVQTVRGFGYRFGTGRA; encoded by the coding sequence ATGCCACGGATCCTGATCGTCGAGGACGACTCCACCGTGCGGCAGGCCGTGCGCCTGGGCCTGCGGCACCAGGGGCACGAGGTCGTCGCGGTGGAGACGGGCGAGGAGGGGCTGGCACAGCTCCACGCCGCCCGGCCGGACGTCGTCGTGCTCGACCTGATGCTGCCCGGCATGTCCGGCCTGGACGTGTGCCGCCGGATCAGGGAGCGCGACCAGGTGCCGATCATCATGGTCACGGCCCGGGGCGACGACATCGATGTCGTCCTGGGCCTCGAGACGGGCGCGGACGACTACGTCGTGAAACCCGTGCAGGCGCGGGTCCTCGACGCGCGCATACGCGCCGTCCTGCGCCGGCAGGACGCGTCCCCGCCGGACGGCGTCCGGCCCCGGCCGGAGACGCACGGCGACCTGGTCGTCGACCGCGCCGGTCTGGCGGTGACCCACCGGGGCGAGCCCGTCACCCTCGCCCCCTCCGAACTGCGCCTGCTGCTCACCCTGTCCGCGTCCCCGGGCCAGGTGTTCAGCCGCCAGCAACTGCTGGAAGCGGTCTGGGAGCACGGCTACCACGGCGACATACGCCTCGTGGACGCCTGCGTGAAGCGCCTGCGCAACAAGCTCGGCGAGGGCAGGAGCCCGCGCTACGTGCAGACCGTCCGCGGCTTCGGCTACCGCTTCGGCACCGGCCGCGCGTGA
- a CDS encoding DUF3152 domain-containing protein, which produces MRSVRERQSAPPTGSSAAARRAGGRRPSSHRRVRPRRRGRVLLTVALAVALLAAAAFLRAELRGGDGVRGVPDARPPQAAPTPTPPSSPAPAPAAPSPSATRTTIEVPERGSGMFVTARADGDTVGEGPRPLRYVVEVEDGLDVSPSDAAEEIAEILAAPRGWTHDPENAFRLVGAGAPHDLSIKIATPATADALCWKGIRQDTGGEYNCEVPDGVVVNLRRWVEGSPTFDGPIHDYRALIINHEMGHFLGHSHMTCGGEGRLAPVMMQQIKGLKGCVANAWPYDEDGDLVTGPPA; this is translated from the coding sequence ATGCGTTCGGTACGAGAGAGGCAATCCGCACCCCCCACCGGCAGCAGTGCGGCCGCTCGCCGCGCCGGCGGACGGCGGCCGTCCTCCCACCGCCGGGTACGTCCCCGCAGACGGGGCCGCGTCCTGCTGACCGTCGCGCTCGCGGTCGCGCTGCTGGCCGCGGCGGCGTTCCTGCGGGCGGAACTGCGGGGCGGGGACGGCGTGCGGGGCGTGCCGGACGCACGGCCTCCACAGGCCGCGCCCACGCCCACGCCCCCTTCGTCCCCCGCCCCCGCGCCCGCGGCGCCCTCCCCCTCCGCGACCAGGACCACGATCGAGGTGCCGGAGCGCGGCAGCGGGATGTTCGTCACCGCGCGGGCCGACGGGGACACGGTGGGCGAGGGGCCCCGGCCCCTGCGGTACGTCGTGGAGGTCGAGGACGGACTGGACGTCTCGCCGTCCGATGCGGCCGAGGAGATCGCCGAGATCCTCGCCGCCCCGCGCGGCTGGACCCACGACCCCGAGAACGCGTTCCGCCTGGTCGGCGCGGGCGCCCCGCACGACCTCTCGATCAAGATCGCGACCCCCGCCACGGCGGACGCCCTGTGCTGGAAGGGCATCCGGCAGGACACCGGTGGCGAGTACAACTGCGAGGTGCCGGACGGGGTGGTGGTGAACCTCAGGCGCTGGGTCGAGGGCTCGCCCACCTTCGACGGACCGATCCACGACTACCGGGCGCTGATCATCAACCACGAGATGGGCCACTTCCTCGGCCACTCCCACATGACCTGCGGGGGCGAGGGACGGCTCGCACCCGTGATGATGCAGCAGATCAAGGGCCTGAAGGGCTGCGTGGCCAACGCCTGGCCGTACGACGAGGACGGCGACCTCGTCACGGGACCGCCGGCATGA
- a CDS encoding SigE family RNA polymerase sigma factor, with amino-acid sequence MPHDTSAALPEHPDFTAYAGAAWARLVRTALLLTGDFHEAEDLVQTTLAKVYARWGRIPPDDVDFYVRRSLVNNNISRTRRRRVTHLLMPFLPERVHQPDQGHAESVEHRAAITEALGSLSTRQRTVLVLRYWEDLPETAIAEVLNCSLGTVKTHARRGLEALRSHSAFAAAERSHPIPGARP; translated from the coding sequence GTGCCGCACGACACATCCGCCGCCTTGCCGGAGCACCCCGACTTCACCGCCTACGCGGGTGCGGCCTGGGCCCGTCTGGTGCGGACCGCCCTCCTGCTCACCGGGGACTTCCACGAGGCCGAGGACCTGGTGCAGACCACCCTGGCCAAGGTGTACGCACGCTGGGGGCGCATCCCGCCCGACGACGTCGACTTCTACGTCCGGCGCTCCCTGGTCAACAACAACATCAGCCGGACCCGCAGACGCAGGGTCACGCACCTGCTGATGCCGTTCCTGCCGGAGCGGGTGCACCAGCCGGACCAGGGCCACGCCGAGTCCGTCGAGCACCGGGCCGCGATCACCGAGGCCCTCGGCTCGCTGTCCACCCGGCAGCGGACGGTGCTGGTGCTGCGGTACTGGGAGGACCTGCCCGAGACCGCCATCGCCGAGGTGCTCAACTGTTCCCTCGGCACGGTGAAGACGCATGCGCGGCGCGGCCTCGAAGCCCTGCGCTCCCATTCCGCGTTCGCCGCCGCCGAGCGCTCGCACCCGATTCCCGGAGCCCGCCCATGA
- a CDS encoding response regulator transcription factor yields MSLNVLVADDQGIVRAGFAAVIDAEEDMTVVGEAADGAAAVRLAEQLAPDVVVMDVRMPELDGIAATRIITGRAHAPRVLVLTTFDLDSYVFDALRAGASGFLLKDVHASELLRGIRVVASGESVLAPSATRRLISHYAAAAEGPATPVAELSGLTGRERGVLTLVAAGLTNAEIAGQLGITVGTVKSHVNALLRKLGLRDRVQATILAYDLGLARPNPPGTAV; encoded by the coding sequence ATGAGCCTGAACGTACTGGTCGCCGACGACCAGGGCATCGTGCGCGCGGGATTCGCCGCCGTGATCGACGCCGAGGAGGACATGACGGTCGTCGGCGAGGCCGCCGACGGTGCGGCCGCGGTGCGGCTCGCCGAGCAACTGGCGCCGGACGTCGTCGTCATGGACGTACGGATGCCCGAGCTGGACGGCATCGCCGCGACCCGGATCATCACCGGCCGCGCGCACGCGCCCCGGGTGCTGGTGCTGACCACCTTCGACCTCGACTCCTACGTCTTCGACGCGCTGCGGGCGGGCGCCTCCGGCTTCCTGCTGAAGGACGTCCACGCGTCCGAACTGCTGCGCGGGATCCGGGTGGTGGCGTCGGGCGAGAGCGTCCTCGCCCCGTCCGCGACCCGGCGGCTCATCTCCCACTACGCGGCCGCCGCCGAGGGCCCGGCGACGCCGGTCGCCGAACTGTCCGGCCTGACCGGCCGGGAACGCGGCGTCCTCACGCTGGTCGCCGCCGGACTGACCAACGCGGAGATCGCCGGTCAGCTCGGCATCACCGTCGGCACCGTGAAGTCCCATGTCAACGCGTTGCTGCGGAAGCTGGGGCTGCGCGACCGGGTACAGGCGACGATCCTCGCCTACGACCTCGGCCTCGCCCGCCCCAACCCGCCCGGCACCGCCGTGTGA
- a CDS encoding CsbD family protein: MSAGEKAKAKTEQAQGKAKEAMGRATGDERMEAEGQATKSKGDAREAKEKTKDAFKH, encoded by the coding sequence GTGAGTGCCGGTGAGAAGGCCAAGGCGAAGACCGAGCAGGCGCAGGGCAAGGCCAAGGAAGCCATGGGACGCGCCACCGGGGACGAGCGCATGGAGGCGGAGGGCCAGGCGACGAAGAGCAAGGGCGACGCCCGCGAGGCCAAGGAGAAGACGAAGGACGCGTTCAAGCACTGA
- a CDS encoding hydrophobic protein — protein sequence MVPLLLVLLLALILFGAGFAVKVLWWIAIAVLVVWLLGFVMRSTTAGGGRGRWYRW from the coding sequence ATGGTTCCCTTGCTGCTCGTTCTGCTTCTCGCCCTGATCCTGTTCGGCGCCGGCTTCGCCGTGAAGGTGCTGTGGTGGATCGCCATCGCGGTCCTCGTGGTCTGGCTGCTCGGCTTCGTCATGCGCTCCACCACCGCGGGCGGTGGCCGCGGTCGCTGGTACCGATGGTGA
- a CDS encoding TerD family protein: MITLTKEDGPADLDGVTHLSIGVSWDPTAGSSGGVLGKLRRKTGTDLDLIAVAMSGGDPVRMAGLDSPDPMGNGSLLHSGDNQTGHGDGDDETVTVEFSRLPGAITAIVFVAAAYKKGSSFQKARNISFKVYDATGGSSQQVADIWPSLLSQDNGCAVAKAVKVGDSWKLQVINETGKIKQGDEHALMRFAVSK, from the coding sequence ATGATCACGCTGACCAAGGAAGACGGCCCCGCGGACCTGGACGGGGTCACGCACCTGTCCATCGGTGTCTCCTGGGACCCCACCGCCGGAAGCAGCGGCGGGGTGCTCGGCAAGCTGCGCCGCAAGACCGGTACGGACCTCGACCTGATCGCCGTCGCCATGTCGGGCGGTGACCCGGTGCGCATGGCCGGACTGGACTCGCCCGACCCGATGGGCAACGGCTCCCTCCTGCACAGCGGCGACAACCAGACCGGCCACGGTGACGGGGACGACGAGACGGTGACCGTCGAGTTCTCCCGGCTGCCCGGCGCCATCACCGCGATCGTGTTCGTCGCGGCCGCCTACAAGAAGGGCAGCTCCTTCCAGAAGGCCCGCAACATCAGCTTCAAGGTCTACGACGCGACCGGCGGCAGCAGCCAGCAGGTGGCCGACATCTGGCCGAGCCTGCTCAGCCAGGACAACGGATGCGCCGTGGCCAAGGCGGTGAAGGTGGGCGACAGCTGGAAGCTCCAGGTGATCAACGAGACCGGCAAGATCAAGCAGGGCGACGAGCACGCCCTGATGCGGTTCGCCGTCAGCAAGTAG
- a CDS encoding histidine kinase, with translation MKRIDDRLVPVLLLCAQAVVWPGAALVRGEVPSAYALLVAVLVAGPVTAVLALRRSRPVTALVVVAVACALGAGPLPAGATAVLGTAGVALALWTVATERDTFTTLLCGVSLAVWQLLHGLTLHRLSDRDGLDLVLTALLYAATCGAGLLVRRSRNARLASAHLLRRAESERHRLPAVERRRMERELHDVSAHHLTAVVVTAGAALSLRDRRPELADEALRFAVDTGREVTRALGAVRAPVPSESDLPAPEERLLGLVDGFRRIGQPVDCVLDPLPEGVVADAAYGIVREALTNVARYAPGAATTVRCRYGDDRTEVVVTSGAPLPGTPAHGADLGGGRGQGILRSRAQEAGGTLTTGPTDDGGWEVRAVLPGRTAGAVDRPGARGHRAAQVTAAAGLVLQPLLPVVAIRAEETPTGSDVSAGVLFALLAAAQAVTLLWLRRAPRTAHGALAALALLWPAAAAAGGYTGPVLLPPALGMLATCAALAADAARRAAGDHPRLPGSALLTAAAVAVHTAAVTTAVLDRGTELPAWAVVLAATAGTALAADAARRCGTLRGRRTRDARAERDGRLGALTGEAVRDAWAERRRIAGGLETTVLARTADLVAEAEAGRLDATAERAREALAAMRALLDTVRDGEAEPALRPQPTLQALDLLARQCRATGREVEIRLTDRVPGRLPAAVDLAAYHAAETVLATGGEQPAALRLDATEGTLTLTATGVPSAAHPAVRERLAARVEALDGTLTTGPADTVRLLLPLAPGDGEERER, from the coding sequence CGCCCAGGCCGTGGTGTGGCCGGGGGCGGCACTGGTGCGCGGCGAGGTTCCGTCCGCGTACGCCCTGCTCGTGGCGGTGCTGGTCGCCGGGCCGGTCACCGCCGTGCTGGCGCTGCGCCGGAGCCGTCCGGTGACCGCCCTCGTCGTGGTCGCCGTCGCCTGCGCGCTGGGCGCCGGCCCGCTGCCCGCCGGGGCGACCGCCGTGCTCGGGACCGCCGGGGTCGCGCTCGCCCTGTGGACCGTGGCCACCGAACGGGACACCTTCACCACCCTGCTGTGCGGGGTGTCCCTCGCCGTCTGGCAGCTGCTGCACGGGCTCACCCTGCACCGGCTCAGCGACCGCGACGGACTGGACCTGGTGCTCACCGCCCTGCTGTACGCGGCCACGTGTGGCGCCGGGCTGCTCGTCCGGCGGTCCCGGAACGCGCGGCTCGCGTCCGCACACCTGCTGCGCCGGGCCGAGTCCGAGCGGCACCGGCTGCCGGCCGTCGAACGGCGGCGGATGGAGCGGGAGCTGCACGACGTCAGCGCCCACCATCTGACCGCCGTGGTGGTCACCGCCGGCGCCGCCCTGAGCCTGCGTGACCGGCGGCCCGAACTCGCCGACGAGGCACTGCGGTTCGCCGTGGACACCGGGCGCGAGGTGACCCGGGCGCTCGGCGCGGTCCGGGCCCCCGTCCCCTCGGAGAGCGATCTGCCCGCGCCCGAGGAACGGCTGCTGGGCCTGGTCGACGGGTTCCGGCGGATCGGCCAGCCGGTCGACTGCGTGCTCGACCCGCTGCCGGAGGGCGTCGTCGCGGACGCCGCGTACGGCATCGTGCGGGAGGCGCTCACCAACGTGGCGCGGTACGCGCCGGGCGCGGCCACCACGGTGCGGTGCCGGTACGGCGACGACCGTACGGAGGTCGTGGTCACCAGCGGCGCCCCGCTGCCCGGCACCCCCGCGCACGGCGCGGACCTCGGCGGCGGACGCGGCCAGGGCATCCTGCGCTCCCGTGCCCAGGAGGCGGGCGGCACCCTGACCACCGGGCCGACGGACGACGGCGGCTGGGAGGTGCGGGCGGTCCTGCCCGGCCGTACCGCCGGCGCCGTGGACCGGCCGGGTGCGCGCGGCCACCGCGCCGCCCAGGTGACGGCCGCCGCCGGTCTCGTGCTCCAGCCGCTGCTGCCGGTGGTGGCGATCCGCGCGGAGGAGACCCCGACGGGCTCGGACGTGTCGGCGGGTGTGCTGTTCGCGCTGCTCGCGGCGGCCCAGGCGGTCACCCTGCTGTGGCTGCGGCGGGCCCCGCGCACCGCGCACGGCGCCCTCGCGGCACTCGCCCTGCTCTGGCCGGCGGCGGCCGCGGCCGGCGGCTACACCGGCCCGGTGCTGCTGCCGCCCGCGCTGGGCATGCTCGCCACCTGCGCCGCGCTCGCCGCGGACGCGGCCCGCAGGGCGGCCGGGGACCACCCGCGCCTCCCGGGCTCCGCGCTGCTGACGGCCGCGGCGGTCGCGGTGCACACGGCCGCCGTCACCACCGCCGTACTGGACCGGGGGACGGAGCTGCCCGCCTGGGCGGTCGTGCTCGCGGCCACCGCCGGGACGGCCCTGGCGGCGGACGCGGCCCGCCGCTGCGGGACGCTGCGCGGCCGCCGCACGCGGGACGCCCGCGCCGAGCGGGACGGGCGGCTCGGCGCGCTGACCGGGGAGGCGGTCCGCGACGCGTGGGCCGAGCGGCGCCGGATCGCCGGCGGACTGGAGACCACCGTGCTGGCCCGCACCGCCGACCTGGTCGCCGAGGCCGAGGCGGGCAGGCTCGACGCGACCGCCGAGCGTGCCCGGGAGGCCCTGGCCGCGATGCGCGCCCTGCTCGACACCGTCCGGGACGGCGAGGCGGAGCCCGCGCTGCGCCCGCAGCCCACGCTCCAGGCGCTCGACCTGCTCGCCCGCCAGTGCCGGGCCACCGGCCGCGAGGTGGAGATCCGCCTCACCGACCGGGTGCCCGGACGGCTGCCCGCCGCCGTGGACCTGGCCGCCTACCACGCCGCCGAGACCGTGCTCGCCACCGGCGGGGAGCAGCCGGCCGCACTGAGACTCGACGCGACGGAGGGTACGTTGACGCTCACGGCCACCGGGGTTCCGTCCGCCGCCCACCCGGCCGTGCGGGAGCGGCTGGCCGCGCGCGTCGAGGCGCTCGACGGCACTCTGACCACCGGACCGGCGGACACCGTCCGTCTCCTGCTGCCCCTCGCACCGGGCGACGGGGAGGAGAGGGAACGATGA
- a CDS encoding polysaccharide deacetylase family protein: MARHSGGRSWYGKVAGAALGVTMLAVGASVYTAQAEGVNGGSARAGASAKPAAVQRVSPAIAHASDAGPRGVNITIDDGPDPRWTPEVLDLLREHGVKATFCVTGVQAQAHPGLVKEIVAEGHVLCDHSVSHDTAMDRKSEAYQSKEILDAERMITEASGGVRPLYYRAPGGAFTPHSRAVAASRGMRPLGWNVDTKDFEQPGADAIVETVRRELPNGPTILFHDAGGDRAQTVEALRRVLPWLKEEGRSFGFPVR; the protein is encoded by the coding sequence ATGGCGCGGCACAGCGGTGGACGGAGCTGGTACGGCAAGGTGGCCGGGGCGGCCCTCGGGGTGACGATGCTGGCCGTCGGCGCCTCGGTGTACACCGCCCAGGCCGAGGGCGTGAACGGCGGGTCCGCCCGGGCCGGCGCGTCCGCGAAGCCCGCCGCCGTGCAGCGGGTCTCCCCCGCCATCGCGCACGCCTCCGACGCGGGCCCGCGCGGCGTGAACATCACCATCGACGACGGCCCCGACCCGCGCTGGACGCCCGAGGTGCTCGACCTGCTGCGCGAGCACGGCGTGAAGGCCACCTTCTGCGTGACCGGCGTCCAGGCGCAGGCCCACCCCGGTCTGGTCAAGGAGATCGTCGCGGAGGGGCACGTGCTGTGCGACCACTCCGTCTCGCACGACACCGCCATGGACCGGAAGTCCGAGGCGTACCAGTCGAAGGAGATCCTCGACGCCGAACGCATGATCACCGAGGCGTCCGGCGGCGTCCGTCCCCTCTACTACCGCGCGCCCGGCGGGGCGTTCACCCCCCACAGCCGCGCGGTGGCCGCCTCCCGCGGCATGCGCCCGCTGGGCTGGAACGTGGACACCAAGGACTTCGAGCAGCCGGGCGCGGACGCCATCGTCGAGACCGTGCGGCGGGAACTGCCCAACGGGCCGACGATCCTCTTCCACGACGCCGGCGGCGACCGCGCCCAGACCGTCGAGGCGCTGCGCCGAGTGCTGCCCTGGCTGAAGGAGGAGGGCCGCTCCTTCGGCTTCCCGGTGCGCTGA